From a single Spongiibacter taiwanensis genomic region:
- a CDS encoding enoyl-CoA hydratase-related protein: protein MNFTDIAIDIEDGVGILKLNAPDTLNALTANMVAEISEAVGYLEKNCRAMVITGEGRFFCSGASLDPDNPLAPHQPDRSIRDIGQVLEHTLNPLMLTLRDFDIPWISAVKGGAAGFGASLALAADLVIAAEKSYFAQVFALIGLIPDGGSTHLLVRNIGRVRAMELMLLGDRLPAEQALQYGLINRVTPEHETLSTAVTLAKRLAAGPTIALGLIRKAAWEAVDESFADSLARERKQQLIAGRTLDFEEGVSAFVEKRKAQFKGE from the coding sequence ATGAACTTTACTGACATCGCCATCGACATCGAAGATGGCGTGGGCATTCTGAAACTCAATGCGCCGGACACCCTCAACGCTCTCACCGCCAACATGGTTGCCGAAATCAGTGAGGCCGTAGGCTATCTCGAAAAGAACTGTCGGGCGATGGTCATTACCGGCGAAGGACGATTTTTCTGCTCTGGCGCGTCACTCGACCCAGACAACCCTCTCGCCCCTCACCAACCCGATCGCAGCATCCGGGATATCGGCCAAGTATTGGAGCACACCCTCAACCCGCTGATGCTCACTCTGCGCGATTTTGATATTCCGTGGATATCGGCAGTAAAAGGCGGCGCCGCCGGCTTTGGCGCCTCGCTGGCACTGGCCGCCGACCTGGTTATCGCTGCCGAGAAATCCTATTTCGCCCAGGTATTCGCGCTGATCGGCCTGATCCCGGATGGCGGTTCAACCCACCTACTGGTGCGTAATATCGGCCGAGTCAGAGCCATGGAACTGATGCTGCTTGGCGATCGCTTACCAGCAGAGCAGGCATTGCAATATGGCCTGATCAACCGGGTTACCCCTGAGCATGAAACCCTCTCCACCGCGGTCACCCTGGCCAAGCGGCTTGCCGCCGGCCCCACGATCGCCCTGGGCTTAATTCGAAAGGCCGCCTGGGAAGCCGTTGACGAGAGCTTCGCTGACAGCCTGGCGCGGGAACGGAAACAGCAACTCATCGCTGGCAGAACCCTCGATTTTGAAGAAGGCGTCAGCGCCTTTGTCGAAAAGCGCAAAGCCCAATTTAAAGGCGAATAA
- a CDS encoding Zn-ribbon domain-containing OB-fold protein, with amino-acid sequence MKGLGADQPYWQGLEKGELHIQQCPQCETWHVPAVWRCGECGNWDLQWQQKAIAGVIYSWTRTWHNFGAPAEIELPYLSVVVEIDNAGGRRMMGVLDGDAQTPVAIGDRVSGSVYTVTVDGESVPALRWQRCVGNGAGESL; translated from the coding sequence ATGAAAGGATTGGGTGCCGATCAACCCTACTGGCAAGGCCTCGAAAAAGGCGAACTTCATATTCAGCAATGCCCCCAATGCGAAACCTGGCACGTGCCCGCGGTCTGGCGCTGCGGCGAGTGCGGCAACTGGGATTTGCAGTGGCAGCAAAAGGCCATTGCCGGTGTGATCTACAGCTGGACACGGACCTGGCACAACTTTGGCGCACCAGCAGAAATCGAACTGCCCTACCTGTCTGTGGTGGTAGAAATCGACAATGCCGGGGGTCGGCGCATGATGGGCGTGCTTGATGGCGATGCGCAAACCCCGGTTGCCATTGGTGATCGAGTCAGTGGCAGCGTTTACACCGTGACGGTGGACGGCGAATCGGTTCCCGCCCTGCGTTGGCAGCGTTGTGTCGGTAACGGTGCGGGAGAATCATTATGA
- a CDS encoding thiolase C-terminal domain-containing protein, whose protein sequence is MTATLKGQVSVAGVGLQQYKRGTAPMQEQGVLVRAIVDACEDAGFDPKDIDGFVSYGDDKNEPVRLMSDLGLKNLYFNSQVFGGGGGGIAAAFGHAASAIATGQASAVIVFRALVQSNSGRMSAAVMRHHLNDHIIGAGLVAPAQICALRAQRMFEYHGVPRSVTEELVKASYYHGSRNPEAVSYGSELDLEAFRTSRWVAEPFRLFDCSRENDGAGALLLVSRERARDLKKPPVQILGVANGTEKGWGDLLENDVTYATAGFAPVARRLWQQTGLTPADIDVVQLYENFSAQGIASLIDHGFCNYENVAEVVKFENLIAPSGKLPVNTSGGNFAQGFIHGIGTAVESIRVLRGESANPVPGAKTCLLAGGPGAPTVSSALFAVDSL, encoded by the coding sequence ATGACAGCAACACTCAAAGGCCAGGTATCCGTGGCCGGCGTCGGCCTGCAGCAATATAAACGCGGCACTGCGCCCATGCAGGAGCAAGGTGTCCTGGTGCGGGCGATTGTAGACGCCTGCGAGGACGCGGGTTTTGATCCGAAAGACATCGACGGCTTTGTCTCCTACGGCGACGACAAGAATGAGCCCGTGCGGCTGATGTCCGACCTCGGCTTGAAGAATCTCTACTTTAATTCCCAGGTTTTCGGTGGTGGCGGCGGCGGCATTGCCGCTGCCTTCGGCCACGCTGCCTCGGCCATTGCCACCGGACAAGCCAGCGCGGTGATCGTCTTTCGGGCATTAGTGCAAAGTAATAGCGGCCGCATGTCAGCCGCGGTAATGCGCCACCACCTGAACGACCACATCATCGGCGCCGGTCTGGTCGCACCAGCACAAATCTGCGCCTTGCGGGCACAGCGCATGTTCGAGTACCACGGTGTGCCCCGCTCGGTCACAGAGGAGCTGGTGAAAGCCTCTTATTACCACGGTAGCCGCAACCCCGAGGCCGTGTCCTACGGCTCGGAACTGGACCTTGAAGCCTTTCGGACCAGTCGCTGGGTCGCCGAGCCCTTCCGCCTGTTCGACTGCAGCCGAGAAAACGACGGCGCCGGTGCGTTGTTATTGGTCTCAAGGGAGCGCGCTCGAGATTTGAAAAAGCCGCCAGTGCAAATTCTCGGCGTCGCCAACGGCACCGAAAAGGGCTGGGGCGACCTGCTCGAGAACGACGTGACCTACGCCACGGCCGGCTTTGCGCCGGTGGCCCGCCGACTGTGGCAGCAAACCGGCCTGACCCCGGCAGACATCGACGTGGTCCAGTTGTACGAGAACTTCAGCGCTCAGGGCATTGCCTCATTAATCGATCACGGCTTTTGCAACTATGAGAATGTCGCTGAGGTAGTAAAATTTGAAAATTTGATTGCCCCCTCGGGCAAACTGCCGGTCAACACCTCCGGAGGCAACTTTGCTCAGGGATTTATCCACGGTATCGGCACCGCCGTTGAATCAATCCGGGTGCTGCGTGGTGAGTCGGCCAACCCTGTACCCGGCGCAAAAACCTGCTTGCTGGCGGGTGGACCAGGGGCGCCCACCGTAAGCTCAGCACTGTTCGCGGTCGATTCACTGTAA
- a CDS encoding SDR family NAD(P)-dependent oxidoreductase translates to MIEFNFSGRTALVTGGSQGIGLAIARRLAQAGAEVHITGTRESSEDYEGDLSGLHYHRLRLQSEEERREVCERFAALDILINNAGMASDDEYTMSGFHRVMDVNLNAVADICFQLKPLLASTKGAIVNIGSCASFLGIRRQPAYTASKAALLGFTRAIADEWIGDGVRVNMLAPGFVETRIIQSVADNPAASDGAKRAIPARRFGRPDEIATAVLFLASENASYIVGQSLVVDGGLMLR, encoded by the coding sequence ATGATTGAGTTTAACTTTTCTGGGCGCACCGCGTTGGTTACCGGCGGCAGTCAAGGGATTGGTCTGGCCATTGCCCGGCGCTTAGCCCAGGCTGGCGCTGAGGTACACATCACTGGCACCCGCGAGTCTTCTGAGGACTACGAGGGTGACCTTAGTGGGCTGCACTATCACCGACTGCGCTTGCAGAGTGAGGAGGAGCGCCGGGAGGTGTGTGAGCGATTCGCTGCACTCGATATCCTTATCAACAATGCGGGGATGGCGTCGGATGATGAGTACACCATGTCGGGTTTTCATCGGGTGATGGACGTCAATCTCAATGCGGTGGCAGATATTTGTTTTCAGTTAAAGCCTTTGCTGGCGAGTACCAAGGGCGCCATCGTCAATATTGGCTCCTGTGCCAGCTTCCTCGGCATTCGCCGGCAACCCGCCTATACCGCGAGTAAAGCGGCCCTGTTGGGTTTTACCCGCGCCATCGCTGATGAATGGATTGGCGATGGGGTGCGGGTCAATATGTTGGCGCCGGGCTTTGTGGAAACCCGTATCATTCAGAGTGTGGCTGACAATCCTGCAGCCAGTGACGGCGCCAAGCGGGCGATTCCCGCCCGGCGATTTGGTCGTCCTGACGAAATTGCTACCGCGGTGCTGTTTTTAGCCAGTGAGAATGCCAGCTACATTGTTGGGCAAAGCCTGGTGGTAGATGGCGGGTTGATGCTGCGCTAA
- a CDS encoding cytochrome P450 — MQSVSLPDHVPAHVPSNLVFDYDYHGDRYHGEGGAEARVHDSLQRLHNDAPEIFYTPKNGGHWVVRSFNRIADVVQDPEHFSAKEMQIPRIENPPYFIPLNVDPPNNLPYRQALMPAFSPRAIRDLEEKIRFWAAKIIDDALAKGDDVDFMAEISSIFPVSVFMELMGMPMERLREFRGLSDAFFSTNDQNRIHELSAQIIGIMTEILMEKKEHPQDDLMSHILNIKIKGEPISLEEMQNMCFLLFLGGMDTVTNVTGFSFRQLASMPELQQRLAENPEDISKFTDEGVRCFGVISNPRIVAKDCEMFGIQFKKDDMVLCLLPISGRDESVNKNAADFDIDRPKEDAQTLTFSKGPHLCIGHFLARTEIRVLTEEWFKRVKSFELVPGTELNFRAGFALAYNALPLRLTKR; from the coding sequence ATGCAATCCGTTTCATTACCAGACCACGTCCCGGCACACGTGCCATCCAACCTTGTGTTTGACTACGACTACCACGGCGACCGCTACCACGGCGAAGGCGGCGCTGAGGCTCGCGTCCATGATAGCTTGCAGCGTTTGCACAACGACGCACCGGAAATTTTCTACACCCCAAAAAACGGCGGCCACTGGGTGGTGCGCAGTTTCAACCGCATCGCCGATGTGGTTCAAGATCCAGAGCACTTCTCAGCTAAGGAAATGCAGATTCCGCGGATCGAGAATCCCCCTTACTTCATTCCGCTTAATGTCGATCCGCCAAACAACCTGCCCTACCGCCAAGCGCTGATGCCGGCGTTCTCGCCCCGGGCGATTCGCGATCTGGAAGAGAAAATCCGCTTCTGGGCCGCAAAGATTATTGATGATGCGCTGGCAAAAGGTGACGACGTCGATTTTATGGCGGAGATTTCGTCGATCTTTCCAGTGAGCGTGTTTATGGAATTGATGGGCATGCCCATGGAGCGCCTGCGGGAATTCAGAGGCTTGTCAGATGCTTTCTTCTCAACCAATGACCAAAACCGCATTCACGAATTGAGTGCACAGATCATCGGCATCATGACTGAGATATTGATGGAGAAAAAGGAGCATCCACAAGATGATCTGATGAGCCACATTCTCAACATCAAAATTAAAGGTGAGCCCATCAGCCTGGAAGAAATGCAGAATATGTGTTTCCTGCTCTTCCTCGGCGGCATGGATACCGTAACCAATGTCACTGGCTTCAGCTTCCGCCAGCTTGCCAGCATGCCCGAGCTGCAACAACGCCTGGCGGAAAACCCGGAGGATATCAGCAAGTTCACCGACGAAGGGGTTCGCTGCTTCGGCGTGATCAGCAACCCACGCATCGTCGCCAAAGACTGCGAGATGTTCGGCATCCAGTTCAAAAAAGACGACATGGTATTGTGCCTGCTGCCCATCTCCGGGCGCGATGAGAGCGTTAACAAAAATGCCGCCGACTTTGATATCGACCGGCCCAAAGAAGACGCCCAGACGCTGACCTTCTCCAAAGGCCCCCATTTGTGCATCGGTCACTTCTTGGCCCGGACCGAAATTCGGGTGCTGACCGAGGAGTGGTTCAAGCGGGTCAAATCCTTCGAGCTGGTGCCGGGCACCGAGCTGAACTTCCGTGCCGGATTTGCCCTGGCCTACAACGCCCTGCCCCTAAGGCTGACAAAGCGATAA
- a CDS encoding 2Fe-2S iron-sulfur cluster-binding protein: MPSIKFITHDGNEYDVEAESGTSVMQAALDNGIDAVLAECGGACSCATCHCYIDENWTDKVGAAEDIEKDMLSCVLDPQDNSRLSCQVKVTDELDGLVVRLPESQY, from the coding sequence ATGCCCTCGATTAAATTTATTACTCATGATGGCAACGAGTACGATGTAGAAGCTGAATCCGGTACCAGCGTCATGCAGGCGGCGCTGGACAACGGCATCGACGCAGTACTGGCAGAGTGCGGCGGCGCCTGTAGCTGCGCAACCTGCCATTGCTACATCGATGAAAACTGGACCGACAAAGTCGGTGCTGCCGAAGATATCGAAAAGGACATGTTGTCCTGCGTGCTGGACCCTCAGGACAACAGCCGCCTGAGCTGCCAAGTGAAAGTCACTGATGAGCTGGACGGCCTGGTGGTACGCCTGCCCGAATCGCAGTACTAA
- a CDS encoding crotonase/enoyl-CoA hydratase family protein — protein sequence MSNTLLYSVENHIATITFNRPEALNAFNAEMNRELLALLDLIDEDDEVRAVVFTGSGRAFCAGADLAGGGDTFDVSGGDDAHNEDGSINYSADSIRDLGGRLTLRMYQCKKPLIAAINGAAVGVGITMTLAMDIRLASDKAKVGFVFTRRGIVPEAASSYFLPRVVGISRALEMCYSGRVYPATELADSGLFRKVVSSDALLPEAYEIAREIVENTAPVSIALTRQMLWRGLDMSHPMEAHIVDSRTVLSRGMSSDAQEGVNAFLEKRPAEFKDRVSKDLPDFFPWWEEPKYR from the coding sequence ATGTCGAACACCCTGCTTTACTCCGTCGAAAATCATATCGCCACCATCACCTTCAATCGGCCGGAGGCATTGAATGCCTTCAACGCCGAGATGAACCGGGAGCTCCTGGCACTGCTCGACCTCATCGACGAGGACGACGAGGTTCGCGCCGTCGTCTTCACCGGCAGCGGGCGGGCATTTTGCGCTGGCGCCGATCTCGCCGGCGGCGGCGATACCTTTGACGTGAGTGGTGGTGACGACGCCCACAACGAAGACGGCTCTATCAATTACAGCGCCGACTCCATTCGCGACCTCGGCGGGCGCCTTACCTTGCGGATGTACCAGTGTAAGAAGCCACTGATCGCAGCGATCAATGGCGCTGCCGTCGGGGTAGGCATCACCATGACCCTGGCCATGGATATTCGCCTGGCCAGCGACAAGGCCAAGGTTGGCTTTGTATTCACGCGCCGCGGCATCGTCCCCGAAGCGGCGTCGAGCTATTTTCTGCCCCGCGTGGTTGGCATCTCCCGGGCCCTAGAAATGTGCTACAGCGGTCGGGTGTATCCCGCCACCGAGCTGGCCGACTCAGGCCTGTTTCGCAAAGTGGTGAGCAGCGATGCCCTATTGCCGGAAGCCTATGAAATTGCCCGGGAGATAGTCGAAAACACCGCCCCCGTGTCGATCGCCCTGACCCGACAGATGCTCTGGCGCGGCCTGGATATGTCCCATCCGATGGAAGCTCACATTGTCGACAGCCGGACCGTACTCAGCCGCGGTATGAGCAGTGATGCCCAGGAGGGAGTCAATGCGTTTCTTGAAAAACGACCGGCCGAATTCAAAGATCGGGTCAGCAAAGACCTGCCCGATTTCTTCCCCTGGTGGGAGGAACCCAAATATCGTTGA
- a CDS encoding TonB-dependent receptor: MTAHNLFDGGQTSFRSSKKILAASIALALCPAVSVAQSEGAEAKPERQRGANRLIEEVVVMAQKRTENAQDVPIALAAFSADALDAKGIDDPKALAQFTPGMYYGQTVNFAVIYIRGVGSDAFLPDSDPSVATYIDGIYYPFANGQSQSFGAVERVEVLKGPQGTLFGRNSTGGAINIITKDPGEEVEASFQGIYAPRFEDAKVRGYLSVPITEWGAASVSYTKQEADNYYDGVRGDGEGGFEPFPKEEAEGIRYKARISPLESVDVNLAYIKYEQYGVSSTAMPNVAPSAISQSLGITAEKRDHEVAVDVPSYFSLDNEVLYGNIEWRTEWFDMKVLASKQDIVTDNVYDFDGSATPFITFDARGQFADVKTQEIQFLSNESAPSWIEWIVGAFHLNQESGFPLNRLSALGLDLNDGAFLGIPLPQSILDLYNNVGDLISIPDGVSLGLVSKLGTESTAYFAQTTFHINDWLDLTLGGRYQEEDRYVVESSISAANTDGSTTEAIQFDRPRAEDNNFSPKVTIGINPSDDVLLYATYTQGYKSGTFNTVNVYDQPEYVEPEVVTTYELGIKSQWFDRALTFNAAIFQNEIEDLQVQFISLLSGGAVSLENAGGAEIQGLDFDIQWVPMPELNPGLVLALTGSFLDSEYTSYVNGSGYNEGDGLYNFRNGDFTGNRVTRTPEFSGSFGLNQVWAPFEFGEFELNASVYYNDGFYYLAQNSDVSYEEDYYVVDAALSFLHYDTNLRVTAFGKNINDARYTYSQFHTDAGRQDYLAPPATVGLRVNWDY, encoded by the coding sequence ATGACCGCTCATAATCTCTTTGATGGAGGCCAGACCTCCTTTCGTTCATCGAAAAAAATTCTCGCGGCCAGCATTGCTCTGGCGCTTTGTCCCGCCGTTAGTGTTGCCCAGTCGGAGGGCGCGGAGGCCAAGCCTGAGCGCCAGCGGGGTGCCAACCGGCTTATTGAAGAAGTTGTTGTTATGGCGCAGAAGCGCACTGAAAACGCCCAGGATGTACCCATCGCTTTGGCTGCCTTTTCGGCCGATGCGCTGGATGCCAAAGGCATTGACGATCCCAAGGCCCTGGCTCAGTTCACGCCCGGGATGTACTACGGTCAAACGGTTAACTTTGCGGTGATTTATATTCGTGGGGTGGGTAGCGACGCTTTTCTGCCGGATTCCGATCCCAGTGTTGCCACCTACATCGACGGCATTTATTACCCCTTTGCCAATGGCCAGTCCCAGTCATTTGGCGCCGTTGAGCGGGTAGAGGTACTAAAGGGTCCACAGGGGACCTTGTTTGGCCGGAACTCCACCGGCGGTGCCATTAACATCATCACCAAGGATCCTGGCGAAGAAGTGGAGGCCTCGTTTCAAGGTATTTACGCGCCCCGCTTTGAAGATGCCAAGGTGCGTGGTTATCTCAGTGTCCCAATCACTGAGTGGGGGGCGGCAAGCGTCTCCTATACCAAGCAAGAAGCGGATAACTATTACGACGGTGTCCGTGGTGATGGAGAAGGTGGCTTTGAACCCTTTCCCAAAGAAGAAGCGGAGGGCATCCGTTACAAGGCGCGGATATCTCCTCTAGAAAGCGTTGATGTCAACCTGGCCTACATCAAGTACGAACAGTATGGCGTGAGTTCTACGGCGATGCCCAATGTGGCGCCGAGTGCCATCTCCCAAAGCCTGGGTATTACCGCCGAAAAACGCGATCATGAAGTTGCCGTAGATGTGCCGAGTTACTTCTCCCTGGATAATGAAGTGTTGTACGGCAACATCGAGTGGCGCACCGAATGGTTTGATATGAAGGTGCTGGCCAGCAAACAGGACATCGTTACCGACAATGTTTATGACTTTGACGGCTCTGCTACCCCTTTTATCACCTTCGATGCAAGGGGCCAGTTTGCCGATGTGAAAACCCAGGAAATCCAGTTTCTGTCCAACGAAAGTGCACCGTCCTGGATAGAGTGGATTGTGGGTGCCTTTCATTTGAATCAGGAATCCGGCTTCCCGCTTAACCGCCTGTCTGCTCTGGGTCTTGACCTTAATGATGGCGCATTTCTTGGTATTCCTCTACCCCAGAGTATTCTCGACCTGTACAACAACGTCGGCGACCTGATCTCAATCCCCGATGGGGTTTCGCTGGGTTTGGTGTCGAAATTGGGTACAGAGTCGACGGCCTATTTCGCGCAAACGACCTTTCATATTAATGACTGGCTGGATTTGACTCTAGGCGGCCGCTACCAGGAAGAAGATCGTTATGTGGTGGAGTCGAGTATTTCGGCAGCCAATACTGACGGTTCAACCACAGAAGCGATTCAATTTGACCGACCCCGCGCGGAAGACAATAACTTTTCTCCGAAGGTCACTATTGGTATAAACCCGTCGGACGATGTATTGCTTTATGCAACTTATACTCAGGGTTATAAGAGCGGTACCTTCAACACTGTAAACGTGTATGACCAGCCTGAGTACGTCGAACCCGAGGTCGTCACTACCTATGAACTGGGGATTAAATCCCAATGGTTTGATCGCGCCCTGACTTTTAATGCGGCGATTTTCCAAAATGAAATCGAAGACCTGCAAGTGCAGTTCATCTCCCTGTTGAGTGGTGGCGCGGTTTCTCTGGAGAACGCTGGCGGTGCTGAAATCCAGGGGCTGGATTTCGATATTCAGTGGGTGCCAATGCCTGAGTTGAACCCTGGCCTGGTGTTGGCGCTGACCGGCTCCTTCCTGGATTCTGAGTACACTTCCTACGTCAACGGTTCTGGCTATAACGAAGGCGACGGCTTGTACAACTTCCGCAATGGTGACTTTACGGGCAATCGGGTGACGAGAACACCAGAGTTTAGTGGTAGCTTTGGCCTCAACCAGGTGTGGGCTCCCTTTGAATTCGGTGAGTTTGAGTTGAATGCCAGTGTTTACTATAACGATGGTTTTTACTATCTGGCGCAAAACTCAGATGTGTCTTATGAAGAGGATTACTATGTGGTCGATGCGGCCTTGAGCTTCCTCCACTACGATACTAATTTGCGCGTAACGGCGTTCGGCAAGAATATCAACGACGCCCGATATACCTACTCCCAGTTCCACACGGATGCGGGGCGGCAGGATTATCTCGCTCCGCCAGCAACGGTGGGCTTGCGGGTAAACTGGGATTACTAA
- a CDS encoding TetR/AcrR family transcriptional regulator, protein MAKQHSTRHESASNPVDDKTVAIMRAITRCIERQGLKKTRMDDIAAEANLSRITLYREYGNRDSLINAFLAFRSANFNSRIKSKLDACKTIDDALECYLVDAALIAATDTSIRELVIVHQIFQSALNDDDSPLKSGLRELWVPLVKKLCATDAKVHSLPPDDIVDWLLIVQSYLVIIVIESAWSEQKLRALVRNFISPAFSTPTRRD, encoded by the coding sequence ATGGCAAAACAACATTCCACCCGTCACGAGAGCGCCTCCAACCCAGTTGATGACAAGACCGTCGCTATCATGCGTGCCATCACCCGTTGTATTGAGCGCCAAGGCCTTAAAAAAACCCGGATGGACGACATCGCTGCCGAGGCCAATCTCAGCCGCATTACCCTTTATCGGGAGTACGGCAACCGCGATAGCCTGATCAACGCCTTTCTCGCCTTCCGCTCGGCTAATTTTAATTCCCGCATCAAAAGCAAACTCGATGCGTGCAAGACGATTGACGACGCCCTTGAGTGTTACCTTGTTGATGCCGCCCTTATTGCCGCAACCGACACCAGCATTCGAGAACTGGTCATCGTTCATCAAATTTTTCAATCCGCGTTGAACGATGACGACTCCCCTCTCAAATCAGGGCTTCGCGAATTATGGGTGCCCCTGGTGAAAAAACTTTGCGCCACCGATGCAAAGGTTCATTCACTCCCCCCAGACGACATAGTCGACTGGCTACTGATCGTCCAATCCTATCTCGTCATCATTGTTATTGAGTCCGCCTGGAGCGAGCAAAAACTGCGCGCTCTGGTGCGGAATTTTATTTCTCCGGCGTTCTCGACGCCGACCCGGCGCGACTAA
- a CDS encoding TetR family transcriptional regulator codes for MTTLPTPESDRDPAPRKRRKNAKEVLLQAASDLLKARHAIDISFSEIAEASGLNSALIKYHFGNKDGLLLALVERDAAKTMATMEQLVAMDISPREKIRLHIAGVINTYAKHPYLNRLIHTLMDSKSSSVSQEMVEFFVKPLMDAETQILKEGVAKGDFREVDPTLFYYSVVGACDYIFYARHSRKLLTGATNLTPAVRDNYIEFVSEMVLKMLDPK; via the coding sequence ATGACAACATTGCCAACGCCGGAAAGTGACCGGGACCCTGCGCCGCGAAAGCGACGAAAAAATGCCAAAGAGGTATTGCTTCAGGCTGCCAGTGACTTGTTAAAGGCGCGCCACGCTATCGATATTTCCTTCAGTGAAATTGCCGAGGCATCGGGCTTGAATTCAGCCCTGATCAAATACCACTTTGGCAACAAAGACGGCTTGCTCCTTGCACTGGTCGAACGCGACGCGGCAAAAACCATGGCCACCATGGAACAACTGGTCGCAATGGATATTTCACCAAGGGAAAAGATTCGCCTGCACATTGCCGGGGTGATCAACACCTACGCCAAACACCCGTACTTGAATCGCCTGATTCACACCCTGATGGATAGCAAAAGCAGCAGCGTGTCCCAGGAAATGGTCGAGTTTTTTGTCAAACCATTGATGGATGCCGAAACACAGATTTTAAAAGAGGGCGTTGCCAAAGGGGATTTTCGGGAGGTGGATCCAACCCTGTTCTACTACTCAGTGGTCGGCGCCTGCGATTATATTTTTTATGCCCGCCACTCCCGCAAGTTACTGACTGGCGCCACCAACCTCACCCCGGCCGTCCGAGATAACTACATTGAGTTTGTCTCGGAGATGGTTTTGAAAATGCTGGACCCGAAGTAA
- a CDS encoding NAD(P)/FAD-dependent oxidoreductase, whose translation MSNEHCVIVGGSHAAASLAAALRSEGWEGAISIIGDEPHLPYHRPPLSKAYFCGEKSDAEILIRPETFYQQNNIDLVLGSRVEDIDTEAKTVTLHDGATISYTKLALTTGAKVRKIPIPGSDLKGVYYLRDLGDVDQIKKYVVTGKRAVIVGGGYIGLETAASLRKLGMEVTVLEALPRVLQRVTAPEVSAFYTRVHREEGVDLRTEVAIEGIVGDGKVGAVKLADGTEIDCNLVVIGVGVIPETELAEKAGLKIDNGIVVNEHAVTSNPDIVAAGDCTQHYNPIYQTHLRLESVQNATDQAKIAAKSLCGKPLVYNALPWFWSDQYDLKLQIAGLSQGFDQVVVRGDTESGRSFAAFYYKAGRLIAVDAVNRPKEFMMTKRALTEGKNADPALVRDESVDVKDIFTA comes from the coding sequence ATGAGTAATGAACATTGCGTAATTGTTGGTGGCAGTCATGCCGCAGCCTCCCTGGCTGCAGCGCTGCGCAGTGAAGGCTGGGAAGGTGCTATTTCCATCATTGGTGACGAGCCCCACCTGCCCTATCACCGGCCGCCACTGTCAAAGGCCTATTTTTGCGGCGAAAAATCCGACGCTGAAATTCTGATTCGGCCGGAAACCTTCTACCAACAAAACAATATCGATCTGGTGCTGGGTTCCCGGGTTGAAGATATTGATACCGAGGCCAAAACCGTCACTCTCCACGACGGTGCCACCATCAGCTACACCAAGCTTGCCCTGACCACCGGTGCCAAAGTGCGCAAAATTCCGATTCCTGGTAGCGATTTAAAAGGGGTCTATTACCTGCGTGACCTCGGTGATGTGGATCAAATCAAAAAATACGTGGTCACCGGTAAACGCGCTGTGATTGTCGGCGGCGGTTATATCGGCCTGGAAACTGCCGCATCGCTGCGCAAGCTGGGCATGGAAGTCACCGTCCTCGAAGCGCTGCCACGGGTCCTTCAGCGGGTCACGGCCCCAGAAGTCTCAGCGTTTTATACCCGGGTCCACCGAGAAGAAGGTGTCGACCTGCGCACAGAAGTTGCCATTGAAGGTATCGTTGGCGACGGCAAAGTGGGCGCCGTGAAGTTGGCCGACGGCACCGAGATCGACTGCAATCTGGTGGTGATTGGCGTCGGTGTGATTCCCGAAACCGAGCTGGCCGAAAAAGCGGGGCTAAAAATCGACAACGGCATTGTCGTCAATGAACACGCGGTAACCAGTAACCCCGACATTGTTGCCGCCGGTGACTGCACCCAGCATTACAACCCGATTTACCAAACCCACCTGCGTCTAGAGTCGGTTCAAAATGCCACTGATCAAGCGAAAATCGCTGCAAAATCCCTCTGTGGCAAGCCGCTGGTATATAATGCGCTGCCTTGGTTTTGGTCAGACCAGTACGATCTGAAGTTACAGATCGCCGGTCTCTCTCAGGGCTTCGATCAGGTCGTTGTCAGAGGCGATACCGAATCGGGGCGCAGCTTTGCCGCGTTCTATTACAAAGCTGGTCGGTTAATTGCCGTCGATGCAGTCAATCGTCCGAAAGAGTTTATGATGACCAAGCGCGCCCTCACCGAGGGAAAAAATGCTGACCCGGCACTGGTTCGGGATGAATCCGTCGATGTGAAAGACATCTTTACCGCTTGA